A genomic segment from Pseudomonadota bacterium encodes:
- a CDS encoding helix-turn-helix domain-containing protein, whose amino-acid sequence MARTSKISKSPPAAVEDILKQLGRNIRTARLRRRLSMKELAERIGISRYVMADIENGKPSTAIAAYMGALWVLDLHRDMREISDPDNDEEGKILERVRSPKTAPKRRKAMDNDF is encoded by the coding sequence ATGGCACGCACTAGCAAAATATCAAAATCCCCACCAGCAGCAGTAGAGGATATCCTTAAACAACTAGGCCGAAACATCCGCACCGCCCGCCTGCGACGAAGACTTTCCATGAAAGAACTTGCTGAGCGTATTGGCATCTCACGATATGTCATGGCTGATATCGAGAACGGCAAACCCAGTACGGCAATAGCCGCTTACATGGGAGCTTTGTGGGTTCTCGACCTTCACCGGGATATGCGAGAAATTTCCGATCCGGACAACGATGAAGAAGGAAAGATTTTGGAACGGGTCAGAAGCCCGAAGACTGCGCCGAAACGACGAAAGGCCATGGACAATGACTTCTGA
- a CDS encoding 4Fe-4S binding protein: protein CMSCGLCRDCGICEQTCYQGAISRQETEDGGYEYVVNDDLCIGCGFCAAVCPCGIWQMYPMEERYSSA, encoded by the coding sequence AATGCATGTCCTGTGGACTTTGCCGTGACTGCGGCATCTGCGAGCAGACCTGCTACCAGGGAGCCATTTCCCGCCAGGAAACTGAAGATGGCGGCTATGAGTATGTGGTCAATGATGATCTTTGCATTGGCTGTGGTTTTTGTGCCGCCGTCTGCCCCTGCGGCATCTGGCAGATGTACCCGATGGAAGAGCGTTATAGCTCAGCTTAG